One window from the genome of Acinetobacter lanii encodes:
- a CDS encoding 1-acyl-sn-glycerol-3-phosphate acyltransferase gives MYEKLAEQSLKMMGWTLDNHWPQDLKQCVMIAAPHTSNWDALYARLALKALGVNVRLTIKDSYMKFPFGPFVRALGGIGIDRRPKQAGQQRPSMVEVMSDLFKEHDDLVMLVTPEATRAKQEQWKTGFYHVAVTAGVPIALAYMDYAHKKTGVGKVVYPSGNMDKDMAEIMAFYANINAKFPKQFSVDQRYLDQI, from the coding sequence GTGTACGAAAAGTTGGCAGAACAAAGTTTAAAAATGATGGGCTGGACGCTCGATAATCATTGGCCACAAGATTTAAAACAATGTGTGATGATTGCAGCACCGCATACCAGTAATTGGGATGCCCTATATGCACGTTTGGCACTCAAAGCATTGGGCGTGAATGTTCGTCTGACCATTAAAGACAGTTATATGAAGTTCCCATTTGGTCCCTTTGTTCGTGCTTTGGGCGGAATCGGGATTGACCGTCGTCCAAAACAAGCTGGGCAACAACGACCGAGCATGGTTGAAGTCATGAGTGATTTGTTTAAAGAGCATGATGATCTGGTCATGCTGGTGACGCCTGAAGCAACACGCGCCAAGCAAGAACAATGGAAAACTGGTTTTTATCATGTGGCAGTGACCGCAGGCGTACCCATTGCTTTAGCTTATATGGATTATGCGCATAAAAAGACTGGAGTGGGTAAAGTGGTTTATCCATCAGGAAATATGGACAAAGACATGGCGGAAATCATGGCATTTTATGCCAACATCAATGCCAAATTTCCAAAGCAATTCAGTGTTGATCAACGCTATTTAGATCAGATTTGA
- a CDS encoding sulfite exporter TauE/SafE family protein, translating into MSLWIIFILGAGLAGFVQGLTGFAFALIAMSFWVWILPPQVSAPLVVFASLWCHLISLSKEQKHHFNQSLVLPYILAGLIGVPLGTYLLDLVNAHLFKLILGIFLVLWCPTMYFAPQFKLMKRLGKPADASVGFLGGILGGLGGFCGALPSAWVMLRSLPKDQQRYILRHFNFAIQLFTITVYLWQGTIQFSHLSYMAVIVIAVTIPAIFGAQLFYKISEQQFKHIVLSLLFASGWVLTVTSIRHFS; encoded by the coding sequence ATGAGTCTATGGATTATTTTCATACTCGGTGCAGGTTTAGCCGGCTTTGTACAAGGACTGACGGGTTTTGCATTTGCATTGATTGCCATGTCTTTTTGGGTCTGGATACTTCCTCCACAAGTCTCAGCACCTTTGGTGGTGTTTGCGTCCCTATGGTGTCATCTGATTTCACTATCCAAAGAACAAAAACATCACTTTAATCAAAGTTTAGTTCTGCCTTATATCCTTGCCGGTTTAATCGGTGTGCCATTAGGGACTTACCTACTCGATCTGGTCAATGCACACCTGTTTAAATTGATCTTGGGGATATTTTTAGTGCTGTGGTGCCCGACCATGTACTTTGCACCACAGTTTAAGTTAATGAAGCGACTCGGCAAACCTGCCGACGCCAGTGTCGGATTTTTGGGGGGTATATTGGGTGGACTCGGTGGCTTTTGCGGTGCACTGCCTTCTGCATGGGTCATGCTTAGAAGTCTACCCAAAGATCAACAACGTTATATTTTAAGGCATTTCAATTTTGCCATTCAGCTGTTCACCATTACAGTGTATCTATGGCAAGGCACCATTCAATTCAGTCATTTGAGTTATATGGCGGTGATTGTGATCGCAGTGACCATTCCTGCGATATTCGGTGCACAATTGTTTTATAAAATTTCTGAACAACAATTTAAGCATATTGTTTTAAGCTTATTGTTTGCATCGGGTTGGGTATTAACGGTCACATCTATTCGCCATTTTTCATAG